The segment gagtagttggtttcccccaaaaggcttgagtctgaggacttCGCAACGTCtgggttctgtctaaaacttgtgttttttcttttgcgtacttggtttccccataggcttgagtccgaggaccatgcaagtcctaggttctgtccaaaacttatgtttttcttttcttttgcgtacttggtttccccataggcttgagtccgaggaccatgcaagtcctaggttctgtccaaaacttatgtttttcttttcttttgcgtacttggtttccccataggcttgagtccgaggaccatgcaaatcctaggttctgtccaaaacttttttgagttcagattcttcccttcctcaggtatttcacgaggtgccgagTAGGGGTTGCTCTCGGCAATGGCTATTTCTTGGCGTGGGCCATAGTTCCTGGGTCCtcatgcagaacgggcctgggccgcgaattcactaggcccacgaattaagaggtatCTCTGCAGCCTTTGAccacgcggtactctctgacgtcccaatgatcgaggtgcgcctttacgagacttctttaatcttgtggctgcagttgacgttggaagttgagccagaactattttgtctgtagcgtccCTTGGGATGCTACATGAATTAACTGTCACCACCTTATTCCCTTAAATAAATGGGAGAGATAGTTGCTTTCCCTACACACAACTCCTTCAGCtttctcccaaatcacagctcctatattcagtgctgtcctcccttagcataacatgtttgaggcgagggttgggcagaaggaactctctccgccacggaATCGtcgtgtcctcctgagactcaaaatagtgaggtacgggcacaggaagcataagttcaagagaatactccatttcaaCCGAGGGGAgagggtgtctctccctcttttagtcaaaatccgaagcaggttctgttcatgccagagttttggtgtgtcagaagaaaggttCTCCGCCgtcagcgcctctgccttgtggcgagcaaatatttagagaaagcccctcaacttccgactccctgcacctttccttcagcggtgtcaggctcaagttgggtttcttttgctgcctgagtcatgggtatgtaaaagcattgaggaagaacaaggtcttggagcagtagccaacctctcctctggcCCACCTCATCGGCTttctcttattctcttgtatctttttttttggttatgtggttagctttagtagccaacctctcgtctgtactgctcctcggttttgttttattctctGCATCTTCCTACTTaattatgtagtgagctctgacataagctgattccagcttttcattgtacgctgtactacttctttgttttagtaaaaatagaaatttatttacatgttttgagtactgatcCTTTGGGCAACAtcactttgtgaatgggtgtgctccatgtgtgtgttgcttcaagaatatttagagcaagataccttgaaacataatctaactaattctaatttaccagtactaccaggcattatatcgataattcatagtaaatcaaatttaggaaactaaccggggtaacagttgaatattctgtgataagcgcgtgaataccgtccaaggctgaatctctaaataatccatccgagtagtcgactgggaagtagggaactccgattgtgcttttgtgtacttggtttcttttgtgtacttggtttccccataggcttgagttcgaggaccatgcaaggccttggttctgtccaaaacttatggtttttcttttgtgtacttggtttccccataggcttgagtccgaggaccatgcaaggccttggttctgtccaaaacttatggtttttcttttgtgtacttggtttccccataggcttgagtccgaggaccatgcaaggccttggttctgtccaaaacttatgggtttttcttttgtgtacttggtttccccataggcttgagtccgaggaccatgcaaggccttggttctgtccaaaacttatggtttttcttttgtgtacttggttttcccataggcttgagtccgaggaccatgcaaggccttggttctgtccaaaacttattggtttttcttttgtgtacttggtttccccataggcttgagtccgaggaccatgcaaggccttgattctgtccaaaacttatggtttttcttttgtgtacttggtttccccataggcttgagtccgaggaccatgcaaggccttggttctgtccaaaacttatggtttttcttttgtgtacttggtttccccataggcttgagtccgagaaccatgcaaggccttggttctgtccaaaacttatggtttttcttttgtgtacttggtttccccataggcttgagtccgaggaccatgcaaggccttggttctgtccaaaacttatggtttttcttttatgtacttggtttccccataggcttgagtccgaggaccatgcaaggccttggttctgtccaaaacttattggtttttcttttgtgtacttggtttccccataggcttgagtccgaggaccatgcaaggccttggttctgtccaaaacttatggtttttcttttgtgtacttggtttccccataggcttgagtccgaggaccatgcaaggccttggttctatccaaaacttatggtttttcttcttatttgctttttttttttttttttttttttttttttttttttccgcaggtcagccccttggccATAACTGGGAGAGCTGACTTGACGTCGGAAGCCCCTAAagctgcccgtgccgttggcaCTACAGGATGTAAGCCCTGGCACCAGTTTATATCGGAACGACAACTGAAGGtcaccggagatgggaaaaactcgcgaatctctgcttgctagagagttgactcatacgccacccgtgccaacgcgcaagccttcccacagacggcgccaattgtagggacacgattctcaaacggcccaacaatgacgttgagCTCGtgcgtgaaggatccctcacaataagatttgtagagagtgggcttgaaaggctagcgtttggtcacagggcgttggtccgaaccggactttagggaaactcagataagaaaaggcttcagcctggatatccaagcccttcATCTTtataacttgagggattggactcctcgaatcatgtccgaggagcactaatgtctttctccggttacccggcggtgggtttttcgtggtggtgtacatatattatccgggcattctcatccctggagtttttcccaggaagtgagatggggatccccGCCTCGTTACCTtatgtttccttttatattatccTGCGtttgctgtccttcgtccacgtgtaggattaACTTTTTCAAGACTGacatttgtcccgtcagtctaatcccagaattggtGGGGATGGtagataaagcctaagaatccggttctgttaggtgtatagtcttatctgggaagggtaataagggtaactttcccaagatattttagatcttcttccgaatttgttcttatagctctcttttaccccttttgtcaagggagctttaggcttgccgaggactaaaccgtcctcggctgcatatctgggccatcctcggccttatacttttaagtttgggccataacttttttcggcttgggcctgcgggctccccatgagcaagtgggcctggcccataaactattgggccccacatatatatatatatatatatatatttttttttttttttttagtgggtgtaaattttaaaaatataaccattaaattacatgtttttttatgtttttaacatgcatgtcaaattttgttcaaatcaaatgttatttactatttgatcaataaaattattttttgtgcataattttagaccaccaaaatttgaaatttaaacatttgattgatgacttACATAGCAATcgatctttgattttcttaactgtttgcaagcatggaaaatataataagaacCTGTAATccaatgattagattttcaaatttcacacctaataaaatatatatatatatatatatatatatatatatatagatagaagTTTAAAGGGTTTCTCTCACACTCACCAAAGTTATagaagtttggagagaaacctttTCTGTTCAACTCTCACAGTCACCCAAGTTATACCTTCAAACTCTTTGCAGTGTggttatatataaaactttaaaaCCTGGTCTAGAAAGACATAAAATTGTTGACaaataataaactttttttatatcctaataaaacttaaataaataagtaatcaAGTCAAACTAGAAACCTCCAAACTATTCGCGGGCTAGACTTAATCCCGAGTATTAAAtggtaaaaattatattcaattcAAGCAATTTTTAACTCAACTAGTCGCTAATCCGTGCTATGCACggaaaaatttgacaattttattttaatatattatacatatttttttctttattaagtactaataaatcaaaaaatgtcaattaatttcatattaacttgatataatattatatatgttatcTCTAAAGTATATATGAACAAATAAATCAAGGTTAATAGTAACTTGACGGATATTTCATAGGTTCATATAATAgtttccaaattaaaattgcaataatataacaacaaaaattcacatacaaataaatacgaaaataatttgtttatgcTTGTATGCTTCCACTTCTCATGGATGGAAATTTTCATTACTGTATACGGTCACATCTCTATATTGTTGTACATTCTGCAAGGGATTGTATTTTTGTATGATGTGGTCTCATTTTTCACCTCAAGGCAAAGTTAAACATGGCCCCAAAGAGCAACAAAAAGTTGTTTTTAGGCCCTTAGCagtgttctttcttttcaatgGTACCCTAGATACTCACAATAAAAGTGCAGCTTATATGCCTAGAAAAAGGAAATAACTTATTAACTTCCTTGACAATAACAAAGACCTCCCAATGAAAATGTCcacttaacaaaataataatcatattCTTTAGCTTCACTAATCCATAGTTgaagaaaagtgaggttttaatatTAGAGAAAGTACCTTGTCCTCCAGTTTCTTCCTTCACCCTTTTAACAAAATCCTCCATCTTGTAATCGATGCAAACATTAGCTCCCCGATCCTTGCAAACAACTAATTTTTCATCATTCCCTACCAAATACAATCTAAAATATATTGTGCATGGAAACTAAACTTGTGCATGCATTAGAAGAAAAGTGATATTGGACTATCAGCAACAATACTGAATTGCAAACAATAAGGAGTggtgttttatattatatatagatagatatagATTTCAATATTAATATAGTGTGAGGAGAGGAAGAAATGAAGGACTTAGAAAGCCAAAGTCTAGTGTTAGGAAGCTGAGGGGTTGCCGTTTGAAATTGTAACTGTGGAACGCAAAGGGTTGCTGTTTGAAGTTGTAACCGTGGAACACAAAGGGTTGCTGTCTGAAATTGTAACCGTGAAAGAGATAGGGttggaaattattttctttttattaggatttttaaatttagaaaaattatttttaaattgtaggacaaatttaggaaaaaatggTAATGACATGGCTACTGATCTGGCTCAACATGAgagtagcaacattaaatgctacgcttcagcttttagtaatatacaGATATAGATTAAATGCCACGGAACACAAAGTGATCTTTGTTTTAAGAGAACATATTGTGTTATAAAAGCAAATCTTgcattcaatatatatatatatatatatatatagtattagtaGTGGAATGCTGACATAGCAGAATCTAAACtcttaaatcataaaagaatggttaggatttaagaaaatttattgGTAGAGTATTCTaggaaatctagaggatctgaATCCTATATGTATATGGTTGATAAAAGGGGGGAAAATCCCGGTGTTGCTTATACTATCCTAAATCAAGAAGTTTCTGTCGAAAACTTGTTAGACTCAAAACCCACCCGAACATGGAAACATTAGGTAGCAATGAAATTAgattaactctttttttttttaatccaactaATATTCAGATTTTCTATTATAAGGTGTATATTACATATCTCTCAGTTTAAACCTGGTTTTGTTACGGAGTaaaacaatacttttttttttatatatatatatatatagaaaagaatAAAACTAAACTAAATGCTTCATTTAGATTTTATACCATAGGGTGTATatacatttatttgttgaaactTCGGTTTAATCAACTAAACAAAATGCTATATACCTACAAAATTTCTAATTTAGGTCCTATCTTGAGAGGTTTAGACTCACTGCATATTGTTCACTATTATTTTCAGGCCTAAGGTAGAAGTTATCGAAGACATTGTGAAAGTGATATTAAATCAACTCAGTTATAATTCTTAATAGATACCAAGGGAAAAGTAGAAATGACTTCCAGAGTTGAGAAATTGATGTCACATTTAGCTATAGAGTCAAACGATGTTCGCATTATAGGAATTTGGGGGACAGGAGGAATGGGTAAAAAACTCTTACTAGAGTTGTTAACAATATGATTTCCAATCAATTTGAAACATGTAGTTTTATTGCTAATGTTAGGGAAGTTAATGAAAAACATGGCATACTTCAGTTACAACAAACACTTTTGAATGATCTTTTGATTCTTAGAGATATGAATGTAAAAGATGTCGATAATGGAATTCTCATGATCAAGAATAGGTTACATCACAAAAagattcttcttgttcttgatgaTGTAAATGAATTAGGCCAATTGAACAAATTGGTTGCTGAGCACAATTGGTTTGGTCCAGGTAGTAGAGTTATCATCAAAACAGAAGATGTGCATTTGCTAATGACACGTAAAGTTGATGGAATATATGAGATTGAAGGATTGAGTTATGATGaagtttttcatctttttaattCAAAAGCTTTTAGCATCCTACCAAAGATTATCTAGAGCTGTCCCAAGCTTTTTATACATTATGCTAATGGCCTTCCTTTACCCATTGAGGTTTTGGGTTCCTTTCTGTACAATAGAAGCACATATGAATGGAAAAGTGAATTAGATAGGCTTAAAGAATTTCCTGAAGGAGAAATTCTCAATGTACTTCAAATAAGTTTTGATGGACtaaaagaaacagagaaggaatttttcttgaattataTAAATCAAGAAACTATTATAGCAATATTAGATCATCTTGAGCTTTACCCTAAAATTGGATTAAGGGTTCTTATTTATAAATCTCTCATCAAATTGCAAAATGATAAAttgtggatgcatgatttaTTTCAAGAAATGGGTCGAGATATAGTTCGTAAAGACTGCCCCAAAGACCCTGGAAAGCGTAGTAGATTATGGTTGTATAAAGATATTGATAGTGTGCTAACAAAAAATACGGTAAGGGGTTATTGaaagaaaccaaaaatataCCTTATTAATTATATCATTCAACATACTTTAACATAAAGTAGTTTtggtaattatgcattttgcaATTCACTAATCCcttttgtttatgattattAGGGAACAGAAACAATTCAAGGCATAGTCTTAAAGTTACCCAAACCAAAAGAGGCACATTGGGACCCTAAATCCTTTTCAAAGATGCATCGTCTGAAGTTCCTCATAATTGGAAATTTTCAGCTTAGCCATGATCCCAAACATCTTCCTAATGACTTGGTATTTCTTGATTGGAGTGGGTATCCTTCAAAATCTTTGCCAGCAAGTTTCCAACCAAATGAGTTTATTGAACTTCACATGTATTGTAGCAACATTGAACAACTTTGGAAAGGAACAAAGGTAATAGATAACATTCTACAACTTTTCTTTTAATAGTTTCATTAaactataatatttttggaagctaaaattttttttatgtctttttGGCTTTCTACAGTCTTGTGAGATGTTGAAATTCATCAACTTGAAAAGctctctaaaatttttttaaaccccTGACTTcaccaaaatcccaattcttgAGAAATTGGTTCTTGAAGACTGTATAAACTTACGAGAGATGCATCCATCAATTGGAGTTCACAGAAAGCTTACTCTTCTTAATCTAAAATGTTGCAAAAACCTTAGAATTATACCAATTAAGTTTGAAATGGAGTCTCTTGAGATCCTTATTCTGTCTAAATgctcaaatttaaaaagaacTCCAGAATTTGGGGAGAACATGGAACGTGTATCAGAACTTTACTTGGATGGTACTGCTATTACAAAACTACCCATATCAATTGGAAATTTGATTGGCCTTTCTTCATTGAATGTAAAAGATTGCAAAAATCTTATGTCTCTTCCTAGCACTTTTTTTAATATGAGGTCACTTAAAGATCTCAATTTTTCCGGATGCGCAAAACTACTAGAGAACTTGGGAAATGCAGAAAGTGTTGAGGAGCTTGATGTGAACGGATAGATGCCTTCTTCTAATgctctttttgaaatttttagaaaaatagcTTTTGGTGGATTTCAACTCATCCCTTTTTATTCAATGTCGAGAAGTTCCGATCCCATGGGCTTGCTATCGTCTTCTCTATTTGGTTTGTCTTCTTTGACCActttgaatttaagtaattgCAATCTCAAGGCAATCCCCAATAGTTTTGGTTGCTTATTCTCTTTACAAGACTTAAATCTAAGTGGAAATAATTTTGGTGACCTTCCAGAAAGCATCGGTCAACTATCTATTCTGAAAAATTTGAACTTGATAAATTGCACAAGTCTTCGATCATTTCCCCTTATTCTCTTTACAAGACTTAAATCTAAGTGGAAATAATTTTGGTGACCTTCCAGAAAGCATCGGTCAACTATCTATCCTGAAAAATTTGAACTTGATAAATTGCACAAGTCTTCGATCATTTCCGAAGCTTCCATTAAGTATAGCTTATATATGGGGAAACAGTTGTTCCTCACTGGAAACAGTACCAAATCTATTGAAACCAAATTCATTGTGTGAGCCAGAACTTAATCTTTCACATTGCAATAAACTGGCTAACAATCAAGGCTTCATTGACTTGTTTTTTGCAGTGATAAAAAAGTCCCcccaagtctctctctctctctctctctctctctctctctctctcttatggTTCTAAGCATATTGCTTTATATGTTTCAAGGACTCTCCCCTAATATCAAGATAATAGATATGAGATTGTTTTTCCTAGAAGTGAAATTTCAGAGTGGTTTAGCCATCAATGTATGGGGAATGAAGTGAATATAATGGAACATTTTTCTCATTTGTGTAATGAATGGATAGGAATTGCTTTTTGCGTTATATTTTGTTGCCGTCCACATCACAAAATTTCCAGATGGGATCCAACTTGGTGCAATTTGACAgtcaatggaaaaaaaaaaaaaaaaaaaaaaaaagtattttagcCCAGCCATTAATAAAACTGTTGTTTTATCAAATCATATTTGGCTAAATTATTGTCTTCCTCAATTCTACTAGAAGGAGGACAGAAAATCATCGTGGGAATGTGATGCAAATGGGTTCCGTCAAATTGGAATTAAAATTGATGATGCAGATTCAAGCTTCGTGAAGAAATGTGGGTTGCATGTGGTATACAAGAAAGACATTGAAGATATCAGCCGAACTATGGATCAGTGTAGCAACAACAACATCATTCCTTACAAGGGCTTGGATATTCCCCATCATTATTTCAACAATTCAGCTGTGGTAGTGGAAGGTAACCAAAAGGATTGAAAGAGTCTCTAAATTTATGGCCCATGgtaaatcttattgtgaggagTCAAGTTAGTACAAGGAATGTGGTGAAGAGCTAAGCAATTGGCAGCAATCGactatttttttctcttgattACCTGTAAGTCAGTGTCACTATCTTTCTTCTTAATTCAATTTcacagtattttttttctcatgattatctcatgttattttcttcttatgcTTCCGGGTTGTCCTCATTTTAGAAGTCCACAAGCACAATAAGCTTAATTCTTTCTTGGACAAGTTCGAAATGTATAAACTAGAATTCTATGAATTTATAATTGCAATTGAAGACAGAGTTTGGAAAGTTAATAATGTCACTTATAGTAATCAACAAATTAGGTGAAGATGCAAGAGGTAGGCACCATGAATTTATGATTGTGATTGAAGTCCATGTTCAAAAAGTTCcaatttcattaatgaaaatcAACAAATACTGTGAATAATAAATAGTATTGAATAGTTATATTACTAAAGGGCCTTAAGCCATGTGCTACCATTATTCTGCAATGTTAGGAAAACATCTTACACCTGATCATGCCATGTGATGCTTATGTAGAGGCATGGGTGAGACCTTAATATAATTTGTGTTGTAAATTGTTTTCGTTCAGGTCACCAAAATTACTATGGCGGTCCACTTTCATGCTTTTTGATagtcaatgaaaaaaaaaattgcaccaATCCATTATATTGGTTTCCCACATAATATTTGAATAAATTATTATCTTCGTTAGTGGATGGGGGACAGAAAATTATTGTGGGAATGTGATGCAAATGGATTCTGTGAGATTGGAATTAAAATTGAAGGCACATGTTCAAGCTTTGTAATGAAATGCGGGTTGTGTGTGGTATACAAGAAAGATATTGAAGATCTTAACCAGACTATGGCTGAGTGTAGCAACAACAACATCATTCCTTACAAGGGCTTAGATATTCCCCATCATTATTTTGACAATTCAGCAATGGTTGTGGAAGGTAACCAAAAGGATTGGAAGAGTCCCTGAATTTATGGCCCATGGTAAAGTAAATTTGATTGTGAGGAGTCAAGTCAATACAAGGAATGTGGTGAAGAGCTAAACAATTGGCAAcaatcaacaattttttctcttGATTACCTATAAATCAATGTCACTGTCTTTCTTCTTAATTCAAGTTCACAGTATTTTTTTACTCTTAATTATCTCATGTTGTTTTCTTCTTATGCTTCCGGGTTGTCCTCATTTTAGAAGTCCACAAGCACAATAAGCTTAATTCTTTCTTGGACAAGTTCAAAATGAATAAACTAGAATTCTATGAATTTATAATTGCAATTGAAGACAGAGTTTGGAAAGTTAATAATGTCACTTATAGTAATCAACAAATTAGGTGAAGATGCAAGAGGCAGGCACCATGAATTTATGATTGTGATTGAAGTCAATGTTCAAAAAGTTCcaatttcattaatgaaaatcAACAAATACTGTGAATAATAAATAGTATTGAATAGTTATATTACTAAATGGCCTTATGCCATGTGCAAACATTATTCTGCAATGTTAGGAAAACATCTTACACCTGATCATCCCATGTGATGCTCGTGTAGAGGCACGGGTGAGACCttaatataatttgaatttcatttcTCCCATAAACATCTTTTTCCTCTGCATTTTGttagttagatttttttttctttttttgtttttgtttttttgtttcccCCTGTTACATTTCATAGTGAATTGGTAAATCACCTTTATAAAACATCCAagttgttagggtcatatttttcatatcttgacatgttaaacaaaatgcactttacttgtatttgggtagttCTAAGTGAATTCTAAAAATATCATGAAGTATATCTCTCTAAGTTATATCAAGTGGTTTTATTTCAATCTTGTGCAAGTTAAAATAATCTCTAAATTATCTCCAAAATGAGTACAATAGTTTGCttatatagaaaaattaaatcctAATTCTAATTGACAAGGAAATCCTAATTGccttatttcaaaaataaataaaaatctcctTGCCTGTCACATCACCTACAGCCACCAAGCACATAAAAATGAAGTTCCATGCTTAATGGAATCATAATCCCTTCCTTAGGTCAATTTCTATAGTACATCTAGCTAGATCCATGTTCCTGTGGTATTGCTCAACCATCTCATTAGCTAGTATAGAATGTTCTCTGATATGTTTCTCCCCTACCCAAATGGGCATTATGTAAGAGATACTTTCCCAACATATGGATAGGATTGTTTACATTAATACGACTAACAAAATTCCTTGAAAGTCTAGCTAAAATTATGTTTCAACATTTAGTTTCCTCCTATAAtaatcctttttttcttcttacagTAAGTGGGTGAAAAGAGATATGAAACTgtgttctctttatttattggGAGAATTAGGCATAAGACGTTCGGCTGTAATCTTAAAGAATAAATCAAGGCGAGCAGTACCTCCATTACTCTGTTGTgaactagttttatttttcgtTGATCTTATAATTAGAGATGAACTAGTTCTAAGGTTTTATAAGTATTGACTTGCAAAGGGTAAACATTTATTACTCATCACTTGATCGCAATTATTAGATTTTggacagattttttttttttttttttagcttttatagAACTAAACTAATTCTGTAATTTATAAACACTAGTAGCTAACCCAGGTAGTGCATGGGAAAtgcaatataattattttataataatataatgtaaaatttgtaggttaaatagtcatgtattatttaaaagtattttatatttttataagttttatgcaatgaaataaataatgtattttgtattcaacaacaatacatagtgatatatatatatatatatatatatatatatgaaaaatgtaatttaataaaaagatttaacttacttaattataatattattttatataaatagagaagatatccaagaatttttttttttttttttaaatgtgtaccCTCATTCCATGGAACATATGTAACATGTTAcgttaagtttaaattattatataagtttagaattaaagttttttttttctttccaaatataaatattatgtctatattattaaaacttgaatttgaagacaattttttgaatatttatcatgtTTATTGCTTTTTAAGGGCTcatatctctaatttctaataactttttttttttgtattttttagccaaaaactaaagagtttgactttcaatccaaaaattaaggaaaaaaaaaaagaatattgagcacaaaacaaaaagtgttagtttttagaccccttaacacaCTATGTTTAACCTAAAATTAAGTCAAGTTGATTAACAAGTTTGTTAATTA is part of the Quercus robur chromosome 9, dhQueRobu3.1, whole genome shotgun sequence genome and harbors:
- the LOC126700665 gene encoding disease resistance protein RUN1-like, which encodes MNVKDVDNGILMIKNRLHHKKILLVLDDVNELGQLNKLVAEHNWFGPGSRVIIKTEDVHLLMTRKVDGIYEIEGLSYDEVLGSFLYNRSTYEWKSELDRLKEFPEGEILNVLQISFDGLKETEKEFFLNYINQETIIAILDHLELYPKIGLRVLIYKSLIKLQNDKLWMHDLFQEMGRDIVRKDCPKDPGKRSRLWLYKDIDSVLTKNTGTETIQGIVLKLPKPKEAHWDPKSFSKMHRLKFLIIGNFQLSHDPKHLPNDLVFLDWSGYPSKSLPASFQPNEFIELHMYCSNIEQLWKGTKVIDNILQLFF